From the genome of Fusarium keratoplasticum isolate Fu6.1 chromosome 11, whole genome shotgun sequence, one region includes:
- a CDS encoding putative NADP-dependent oxidoreductase YfmJ has protein sequence MSGTTLSVVLAERPTRNIIPGQTFKQKLLSSQKEDDLKAGEILVKTLYLGLEPAMRAWLMDVDTYFPAVKIGEVMRGFVLARVVASKNTEIEVGDSVLSDQVGWREEAILTEGQFEKAPELGPGSEITDLLGVYHWTGLTAYFGLKKIGQPKPGETVVISGAAGATGSVAGQIAKIAGARVVGIVGSDEKCEWIKELGFDVALNYKDPDFKSQFEEATPDLIDVFFDNVGGEILDLALSRANLFSRFVMSGAISQYNSASPTGPKNLVWASVKRIRLQGFIVVDYEDEFDDARRQIAQWIADGKIRTRATVIDGGLKVAEEALRGLFSGTNTGKLLVRF, from the exons ATGTCGGGTACCACCCTTTCCGTTGTCCTTGCTGAGAGGCCGACCAGGAACATCATTCCCGGTCAAACTTTCAAGCAGAAGCTCCTGTCGTCTCAGAAAGAAGATGACTTGAAAGCTGGCGAGATACTCGTGAAAACCCTCTACCTGGGTCTCGAACCGGCGATGCGAGCATGGCTCATGG ATGTCGACACTTATTTCCCAGCTGTCAAAATCGGCGAAGTCATGCGCGGTTTCGTTCTCGCTCGCGTCGTTGCGTCAAAGAACACGGAGATCGAGGTCGGCGATAGTGTCTTGTCTGATCAAGTTGGGTGGCGAGAGGAAGCCATCCTCACAGAAGGACAATTCGAGAAAGCACCGGAGCTAGGACCTGGCTCCGAAATAACCGATCTTCTGGGAGTCTACCATTGGACTGGACTGACAGCCTACTTTGGGCTTAAAAAAATAGGCCAGCCAAAGCCTGGGGAGACTGTCGTTATTTCAGGCGCGGCCGGCGCTACGGGAAGCGTCGCTGGCCAGATCGCCAAGATTGCTGGAGCCAGGGTCGTGGGTATTGTCGGGAGTGACGAAAAGTGCGAATGGATCAAAGAACTAGGGTTCGACGTGGCCCTGAACTACAAAGACCCGGACTTCAAGAGTCAGTTTGAGGAGGCTACTCCGGATCTCATTGATGTCTTTTTCGACAACG TCGGAGGAGAGATCCTAGATCTAGCCCTCTCGAGAGCCAATCTCTTTTCTCGGTTTGTCATGTCGGGGGCAATCAGTCAATACAACTCGGCATCACCCACTGGCCCCAAG AACTTGGTATGGGCGTCGGTTAAGCGTATCAG ATTGCAAGGATTCATCGTCGTTGACTACGAGGATGAATTTGACGATGCCAGACGCCAAATCGCCCAGTGGATCGCGGATGGAAAAATCCGCACAAGAGCGACCGTCATTGATGGTGGCCTGAAGGTTGCTGAAGAGGCTCTACGAGGACTATTCAGTGGCACTAACACCG GAAAACTACTGGTTCGATTCTAA
- a CDS encoding GFO-IDH-MocA domain-containing protein yields MAKTPIPVGFVGLSSKPEWSWAVAAHLPYFAQSANYKIAALQNNSVETAKKAIEVHKLGDDVHAHGDVQSIASNPNIGLVATAVKVPLHAVAIEAALNAKKSVFCEQSPARNAAQAECLASLAQQKGAKTLIGLQGRQDPAVLKAKEMVAAGDMEDILQTTMLFTSPWFGATMPESNVYGVDIENGANLMTISVGHSLHTLCDVLGELHGIQATLANNRGHCH; encoded by the exons ATGGCAAAGACACCCATCCCTGTTGGTTTCGTGGGACTGTCATCTAAACC CGAGTGGTCCTGGGCCGTGGCAGCCCATCTGCCGTACTTTGCGCAGTCAGCCAACTACAAAATTGCAGCCCTGCAAAACAACTCAGTCGAaacagccaagaaggctaTTGAGGTCCACAAGCTGGGAGATGATGTTCACGCTCACGGCGATGTTCAGTCGATTGCCTCCAATCCCAACATCGGCCTGGTCGCAACTGCAGTTAAGGTCCCACTCCATGCTGTTGCTATCGAGGCAGCCTTGAACGCTAAGAAGTCTGTCTTTTGCGAGCAGTCACCGGCACGAAACGCCGCACAGGCTGAATGCCTGGCGTCTCTTGCCCAACAGAAGGGCGCCAAGACTCTGATCGGTCTCCAGGGTCGTCAGGATCCTGCTGTCctgaaggccaaggagatggtcGCGGCGGGTGACATGGAAGACATCCTCCAGACCACTATGCTCTTCACGAGCCCTTGGTTTGGCGCTACTATGCCAGAGTCCAATGTGTACGGAGTCGACATTGAGAATGGCGCCAATCTGATGACGATCTCTGTCGGCCATTCGCTTCACACCCTGTGTGATGTGCTTGGAGAGCTTCACGGAATCCAAGCCACTCTCGCTAACAACCGAGGTCACTGTCACTGA